TTTTGTGTTGTTAAATTCATAGAATTTTTTATGGATGGCTATGCTTTTCCTGATTTAGAGTTAGGCTTGAACCCAGTTCCTCTACTGTACTGGATGCTACTACTTCACTGACATGGGTCTCAATCATAAGTAGCTGTCTTTTGAAAAGGGTATTTGGAAtgacaaatttttgtttttttttttttgtttttatcaatgTTTAAGCATGATTGTTGTTAAAATAGATGGCAAGTAAATTAaaaggttgagagagagagagagagagagagagagagagagagagagagagagagagagagagagagagagagagagagagagagagagagagagagagagaggatttgCGTGGTTTTGTGGCTTATGCCTGATGGCCAACGATCACAATGTAAAGCTCTTAGTGgctacattttctattttaaaaataaaaattgatacattcCAATAGGCGATCTtaatgttcttaaaaaaaaaaaaaaaatggtgtggGAAATTAGGTActataaaaaacaattttctaaatTGAAAAGTTCTATATAGCGCAAAGGAGACTTCAAAGActatggagaaaaaaaaatgaaatttccaAAACTCTCCTAAGACTTTACAAGTACaaagtttttggattttatatttgtaattttcaaaacaaaaaggtATATAAATTGAATTATCATTATTTGAACAATCATAAGTTTagaattatcaatttttattttgatcacAATGTTGGCAGTGTAGGCGTAGCAACCCCATTCTGTTTAGGAGACATTTGATCTAATTTGGGTTTTCAAACAAGAGATTTGGACCACATAAACTAGCATCTATAATAGAGTATCTTTTCAAAATGAACAGCTGCTTACCTCTTCGAAAACCAGGTGAGAACCAAAATCATCACAAGCTCCACGCAAGGAATATAAAAATTCCTTTGTTGCACTATATATGCCACCTTCACCCTGGATAGGTTCAACAAATACAGTAGCAATATTTCCACACTGAATCAGTTCCGTTGCAGCTTGTATATTACCATACTCCAAGAATGTGAGTCCAGGCATGACGGGCTCAAAGGGTGACCGGTAATGCTCTTTGCTTGTAAAAGCAACGGCCTCCATAGTTCTCCCATGGAAGCTATTTGTAAAAGAAATGAACTGTGTTGCTAGCTGTTTCTCATCAGGATGTGAAAATCTTTGAAACTTTCTTGCAAATTTGATAGCAGCTTCGTTAGCTTCTGTCCCTCAGTTTGAGAAAAAGACACGATTAGCGAAAGAACAAGCCACAAGGCGTTTTACAAGCTCCACCTATAGTAACAAGACATTGCTTTATGGTGAGCAAATTTTGTTGAAGTACTTAAGTAGCTAATGCAAATACAATCACAATAGGCCAATTTTTGTGATTGGCAGATGTTCTATTTGCAATGAACAACATTAGGATATCTTTCTGCTCATATTCACGTTTCATTTccccctcattttttttttttttttaacataattcATTTGGGGTCTTTGTGGCTTCATTGGTCAGTaggaaaaacttaaaaacttcACAATATGATTTTGACCTGTTAATAAGTACCACTTGAGATTGAAAAGTGAGACTTTTCACTGGTAATAGTTACAATTTGGCccagttttttggtgtttggtgtggtAGACATATTGAGACAAGTAGCACAATCCTAGGACTTTGCCATGACACCACCTCTGCTTTGCCTAATTATTGAAAAGATCCTCTACATTGATGAAACTAGTTTACCATACCTTGCCAAGACATCACCTCCGTTACTgctatttaaaaagaaaaattgatacatTTCAATAGGCAATCTTagtgttctttaaaaaaaaaaatggtgtggAAAATTAGGTACTATAAGAAACAATTTCCTAAATTGAAAAGTTTTGCACAGCGTAAAAGAAACTCCAAAGACTCTGGAGAAAAAAAACGAAATCTCCAAAACTCTCTTTTAAAACTTTACAAGTTCAAAGTCtttggattttatatttgtaattttcgaaacaaaaaagtatataaatttaattatcatTATTTGAACAATCATGAgtttaaaattatcaatttgtaTTTTGCTTTTGATCAAAATGGTGGCAGCGTAGGCCTAGCAACCCCATTATGTGTAGGAGACATTTgatctaattttgtttttcaaataagAGACTCCaagttttggttatttttctcTGAATCTTTTGAGTCTTTaaactaagggtctgtttggatagaacttattttgctgaaactgaaaactgaaaatactgtagcaaaataatttttaaatgtgtgaatagtaccgtgggacccatttttaatgaaaaagttgctgaaaagtgtaatttgtgggtccatgaacagtgcacaaatgcactgttcactatggaaaagtcaaaaagtgcggcttccaaaaaaaaaaaaaaaaaaaaaagaagcctgAAACGCGTTGAAGGCAAACGTGGACGCAAGATAAGCTGAATCCAAACTCCtcctaaatattattaaaatttgagtttacAGGTGTTATGTCCACTATGTCAAATAACTTAGGTGACTGAGAAGAGAGGGAGCATTCAGTACCCTAAGTGATGTCTCTCTTTGTTCaattatttttgggtaaattacaacttacccattTATTATTTggccaaaatttaagttatttaCCTATGATTTAAAAGTTGGCACTCTACCCATCTAAGGTTTACTTCCTTAGGCTTCTGTAACCCACCTATATACTTTCACtgtaaaaaacacataaaacataacaaaagcataaaaatcCAGATCTAAAAGCATATTTCTAAAAACATACTCTAGTTAGTAGTGCAAAAGTGCAAAACGGCATCACTTTTACATTAATCACGTGTATATTCagaaaatcagaattttttttttttattttgtgtgtcAAACGGACACTTTATGGAGAGCCCAGATGCAAGTGGGCCAAGATCTGAGTAAATATATGCGCCCACCTAACCTAATGGGCCCAACCCAATCCATCAACGCTCTTCAAagcaactcttcttcttctacttcttcttcttcttcttccactaCGCCACAACCCAAGTCCTTCTCAGTTCTAACAATGGAGAAAGGGGGGTTCGAAAGTTACAATTACTCTGGTCATGGAAAACCTCTTATTATTAGCTCCAGTAAGTACCCTCACCACTTAAAGCTACAGTTACATTTGTTATTTGCATGTATGTACATCTTGACATCTTGTGAGAACTTTTAGGAGTATTTACAAGGCACTAAATTCTTTAAGATCATATGGGTCATTTCATTTGCTTGTACAATTTGTTGCGTTGGTTTTGATTTGAGCACGTATTAGAGAGAGAACTGATCAGCAATATCGTTTTTTAATGTCTTGACAATGGAAGATACCtcaatagggaaaaaaattgctACTTTAAAACCatgtgttagagatatattagcccattagtataTGTGGTTCAGCATCATAGATCAAATATGTGGGCTTGTGATATCTAcaaatgctatttttttggtaCCATAGTTCTGTATCAACATGACAAATCtgtgggtattttttttagttggtagTTATAATCAGCATTTTATAGTCAAATTGCTTCTCTGCCAAAATTTGAGTATCTGTAATTGCAATAAacaattcaaacattttcccCTCAAAATTCTTTGACTGGGGTATAATTTTTTGGCTACCAACGGGCTTCACATATTAATAACAAGTCTTGAGATTGTTAAATAATGGAAAAAACAGTGTcaaatattcttttcttttcttttatttttttggtgcttTTGTCTTAAAAGCCCCAACCTCGGAAGAAGACTCACTTTTACTTAAAATGCATGTAACACAGTGATAGCTATATGTTGTAGTAGTTATAATTTCTGATGAAgaattcaataaatttttatccTAAATTTGGCTTGAAAATTCATATTCTAGTGTTATGCTTTACCTTTGGCCATATATGCTACCACATATTTTGCATTGGTTCTATCTCATTTGTCAGTTCTGGCTTTCCTTTTGCCCTTGAAGGACCCTGAACAGAACCTCTCTTTCATGTTGTATTCATGGGTTCTCAGGACAGCTCAGCTGTTTCTCCTGAGCTTGCCCCCTTTATTCTTATTGCCCATCACTTTGACATTGTTCATGTTCACCCCTTCTATACAATAATGGGGTGGTTCTGCTGTTGGGGTTTATGGGGAAGGGGTTTAGGCCCCTTTAATTCGCCAGATTGATGGTCTAACATGGCAATATGCACAAGACTTGCTACCAAGTGCGATACCCAAATTGGATGAGTAGtttagacaaaataaaaatgacccAATTATAGTTACTGGAgtctgaaaatatttttggaaatggaATGAACAAGACCATGATTTACACTTCATGTGGAGAAACAATGGCATGGGGTTTACCTACAAGTTTGGAAATATGAGTTTGTAAACCATTCTAGGAATCAAGACAGAGGAATAGCTTCAGTGctcataaaattttgtttctgtGGAAAGTggaattttttgataaatattctTTAGCCCATCTTGTTCGTCGGTAACCTCTTTCAACAGGGGACGCATTGAAGTTTCTTCCTTGACATCTCTCTTTTCAGCCTTGGCCTCAGAATCATCAAGGTAGTGCTCATAGAAATATGAAATAAAGCCCCAAATAGCCAACACCATGGAAATCGCCTTTACCCCATCCATTTTGTCATGAAAGAAGATTGCGGCTAGAACTGGAATAACAGGCAAACCCAACACACTTATGACATTGGAGAACAGGGAAGACACTTCATGTATCAAGCCTACTGCGCCAATATTGAAAATCTGCCAAGCTATAGCTGTCCAAATCAAAGTACTGACATAAATAAACTTCCCCAGTTCAAACTCGTCCATCTCTCTCTTTAGACCTTTCCACTCTCCGCTAGCAAAGAGCCCCACCAGTGTAGCACAAGTTGCTACCAGTGACTGATAGATTATCATTTCCAAAATCACTGTAAATGTTTCCCTTCTTAAAATCTTATGGAAGGAGAGCTCTGTAAGGGAAAGCATCAATCCGAATCCAGCAGATGCACCAACAGTGCAAAAGAgtccaatttcataaatcaCATTAGAGTTTCCGGTGGGGTTCATAGAATTGGTTTGAAATACCAGCAGGGCGGAGGAGATGGTGAGAAGGACTAGAGAATTGATTATAAAAGGAGTAAACTTCTGGGAATTTATAAGGAAGGAGAAGAAAGCATTGAAGGTCAACTGGGATGCGCAAATAAGTGCAAAAGTAGATACTGGAAGGTGCAAGAGCCCAACCGTATACATCATGCTGTTTGCTGCCTGAAGTACACCTAAAGAGACATATATCAAAGCAAGGATTAAGGTGGAGGGCTCATTCCTGTGGATACTGTTTGTAGTAGTCTTTTCAGGTGGAGAGATGTAGTAGTAAGGAATGATGATTGGGAATCCTGCAATTTGCACTAGTGTTGCTGTCCATTTGCTCTTTCCACCTTTGTCATAGTAGAATCTTCCCAAGAGTATAGCTGCTGACTGGCCGGAGAGGACAAAGAGTGTAAAGATGGTCATTCGGAGCCACTGCATAAAGGTTCTGGGTTGTGAGATTGTTGATTGGTTGGTGGCATTGATATGACCAGGTGTGTTTGCTTCTTCAGCTTCTTGAACTGGTAAGAACATGTAAAGGGATTACTAGAGGAGAAACTTTGCTATCTTATGaattcctttttaattttgatgtgtATTGCTTTCTAACTAATTAGTTTGTCAacaagcattatttttagcagcATCAATAAACACACTCAATCTATGCTATTAATAGGGTCCTTTTTATTCTGAAAAATTGAAGGTCTTCCACTGAAGTGTATTGTGCTTTCTTTGTTAACTCTTTATGTTTTGTACTTTTCTGGCTCCCTTATCtttatcaaaagattcaaaactagTGATGTATAATGTACAgaatataaactattttataacatttcatGTGGCTCTATTCCCATTTTATTGCTCTCTCTAGTTATTAGTTAGGGATGTGCACCAACTCGACTCAATGCCTTGGGTGGGTTTTTTCGTGTGTTGATAGATTGGGTTGCGttctaaaactttttcaaaacttgGTTTGGGTCAGGTTTGGTTTGGCAAAACATTTGACCCAAGTAACTTGGCCAAACTCATGcaattaatagtttataaaacctatatttattttaagtttatttatttttaattcatttggattttgggacttattttatatatgttgaatttattttggtatttgagacttagttttgataaaattgaaatattattcCTAATTGTGTAAATTGAAATCATTTATATAATAATGGTCTTAGATAATtcaatgaaaacattttttttgtttgtttattaggtataaaaaaaTGAGTCCAACCCAACTCAATCCCTGTGGTcaaattggtttggtttttaaaGTTGTCCTGAGTTGAGTTGAGTTAGATATTTCTCAAATTGAGAAAGTAGAATTAGATTGAAAAATACTCGAAACCCAGCCCACCCATGCACAGCCCCCCTAATTATATGTGCTTTAACTAAGAAgcatgaagcatgagtatggcTTGTGAAAGAAATGCTGATTTTGAAGCAATAGAGTACTAATTACTAAACTACTAATAATAAGCATCTACATCTATACGTAGAGTGaatattcaaactaaaattgattaaatattaCTTCGAAATTTCTACGTTAGTAAAGAAACACATTAGTATAAaccttttatgaaaaaaattatctgatgattttttttctcttgatctACAACTCCCCAATAactatttttacttttttattattagttttttggtATAGTTTATGTTActtaaaaatttgataatttgcaTCTTGAATGCCAATATGATTGTGAGACCGTCCTAGTAAGCATTGTGTTTCTAGAATGTAATTCAGAACTCCCCAGATGAGCTATGACAGCAGGATTGTGTCATCAGCTCATCACATAGAGGACACTTACTAATGCCTTTCCTACTGTTGAGACTATAGAGTTTGCACTTCCTGTATAAATTATTTCTTAACGGGTAATGACTATCGTACACAGTGTGTACGTATATACCATACAACAAGGGCTGAAAttgtgtttaaaaatttaaaaattgtattttacaTTTCACATTTCAATGGAGTGTCTATGGCAGTGTGTGATAAGCTGTGTTCAACAAAATTTACCGTTACTTACATTGTGAGTTGATTAGTGTGTTACAATACTGCTATACAGTTTTCATTCATATCCATCAACTGCTATGCTACCAATTTCAAATTAAGAGAGATCTACGAAAAGCTTTTGTAGAAAAACGATTTTAATATTTCTTCCTTATAATTTGGAGGGGAACAAAAAcagaagggaaaaaagaaagaatatacaGATGGACTGGAATATTTagcaaaaagaacaaaaaagaaaagaagaatatacAGGTTAGCTGCTTTTCTTATCTAATCTTGGGAAACAGAAATTTGACTTACCCGTGACTTGGAGTTGCAGATTTTGAGCTTGCCCCATGTTGAAGGTGAATAtaggggggagagagagagagagagcctttaTGCACAAATAAATTGAAGCATGTACTTGAACTGCATGCAATTTATGGCTGTAATGGTTGTCCAACTCGAGTGATGTAAGGTCTTATTCCATAATTAACACGTTATTGCATCATTTTAAACATTTATAGCTTTTCAACAATTGCAAAATAATATGGGCTCAATCACAATCGTGATCCAATATCATGATAGATATGGTTTAATTCGATGATTTATATTTCTTGGAATGAGTTTTTAAGTTGTatggatttcattttattttactttttgtagGTAGTACGATGCATATCATTAAACTATGTTGGGATTTTGTCAAAATTATACCATTTTGCAGTAACTTTTTTGTATGTAAATCATCAATGCAATTGCCAATTTCACTTAAAAATTGGTAGTTTGCCTGATTTGCTTCAATTGAATATATGCTTCAATTACAGGACTACATGAGAATTAATTTACCCTAGAACTCCCATGATCTATTTAGATAGGCACGTGTTGTTGAAGATCTTAAGCTTTTTAAATGTGGGAAAcgaaatttgagagagagagtttataCACTTGAAAACTTAGTAGGTACATGGATTGCATGCAACTTGCATGGTTGGTGATGGGTTTCCAGTAcctataataatataatgtgcAGTCTTATTCCATAACTAACCCCTTATTGCacatttaaaacattttctttctaataatATTTGAAATGGTTATATCATATGAATGGTGTCATCATATCATTTGAATCATGTtagcctttatttatttatttatatatttttttaataatagttaCAATAAGTGGGTAGGGGAATTTGTATCCTAATTCTCATTATTAATAAATCAGATTAGATAATACCACTTAACTACAAAGTGAAAAATTACACAATAAATAAGGAAGAAGATTGAGAGATATGGTAGAGATAAGTCTTACCAGTTTATCTGCTTGACTAATACTACTTAATTAGCCATTCCATACAAGTAGAATGATTCGAAAGTCTTCTTTTGTAGAAAATTAGCCTTACATTGATCTAAGCCTATCTTATGCATTCATTATTGTAGTCTAGGCAAA
This genomic window from Quercus lobata isolate SW786 unplaced genomic scaffold, ValleyOak3.0 Primary Assembly Scq3eQI_257, whole genome shotgun sequence contains:
- the LOC115973460 gene encoding purine permease 21-like, with the protein product MGQAQNLQLQVTVQEAEEANTPGHINATNQSTISQPRTFMQWLRMTIFTLFVLSGQSAAILLGRFYYDKGGKSKWTATLVQIAGFPIIIPYYYISPPEKTTTNSIHRNEPSTLILALIYVSLGVLQAANSMMYTVGLLHLPVSTFALICASQLTFNAFFSFLINSQKFTPFIINSLVLLTISSALLVFQTNSMNPTGNSNVIYEIGLFCTVGASAGFGLMLSLTELSFHKILRRETFTVILEMIIYQSLVATCATLVGLFASGEWKGLKREMDEFELGKFIYVSTLIWTAIAWQIFNIGAVGLIHEVSSLFSNVISVLGLPVIPVLAAIFFHDKMDGVKAISMVLAIWGFISYFYEHYLDDSEAKAEKRDVKEETSMRPLLKEVTDEQDGLKNIYQKIPLSTETKFYEH